Genomic segment of Octadecabacter arcticus 238:
CAAATGGAAGATCTCGGCCACAAGATCATGCCGTCGAAGGGTCACGCGGAGCAGAAACTTGACCCCTGTCATCGTTTGGTTTCGGGTGCAGATGCTGACGCCGCTCTCGATCAGGTGTTGTTGGAAATACTTCACATCGTCTGGCGTGGCCGTCTCTGGCGAGCGCCCTAACCAAGCCGCAAAACGCTTACAGGCGCGCAGGTGACTACTCTGTGATGCAGGGCCGAGATTGCGCCCTGACATATCGGAAATCATGCGCGCACGAAGGGGCGTCGTTGGTGTCGATTGTTGAATGTTCATCGGAATATCCTCTGTCAATCGAGGCAAAATCACCTCGACCAACAGCACACACCCAAAATCTAGAATCGCGCAACAAATCCCTGTTAAGCCCTACACCCGCAGCAAGCGCCCCTATCGCGGAGCGATTTAGTGCTTGGGCTGATAGTGACAGATGCTGCACCATGCACATTTCGACGTGAAGGGCGGAAAGCGGAAGTTCGCCGCACCTGCATACGTGTTATCTGAGATTGAGAAAAGCGGACATGCACAGGACTAAAGACCGCTGCTTCCGCGCTGCGTCCTGCTCCAAGGTTCGCTATGCGCGGGATGCAGGCCAAATGGACGTCAGGATAGGCTTTTTTGTCTGGTATCCTGTACGATACTCCAGCCAAGGATTGCCGATATTTCGTAAGCGATTTTGGTGATTTGAGGGCCAAGTTTTTCACGAAACGCTGGTGTGAACACCCGCACCGAACCGGTCGCACCTATGGACATTGTGGCGCCGGGCCCGTTTGGCGCAAGCGGAGCCGCAACCGAGCACATGCCGCGCTCAATTTCTTCCACGCATTCCGCAAAACCGCGCTGGCGAATGGTTTCGAATTCCGCTTCCAAATCATGCACATTTGTCAGGGTGAATTCAGTGTATGCACGCAACCGGCCTTCCATTTCGCCAGTCAAAAACAACTCTGGCGAAAAAGCGGCAACAGCCTTGGAGCAGGAGCAGGCATGCAGTGGGCGCTTTCCCAAACCAGGATGAAGATAGGACACACCGGTGTCCGGCGTCTCGACATGAATGATTTCCACGGATTTCCCGCGCAACCGCGACAGGAAAAATGCGGCTCCGAATTCGGTGGCCGCTTGTTTCAACGTTGGCGCAATTAGTTCCAGCAGCGCACGGTCGGACTGATCGCGGTGCGTCATCTGCTTCAGGCGGGTGCCAATTGTGAACCGCCCACGTGCCACAGGTTCCAACAGGCCGACGGAAACGAGGTCCTGCACCAATCTATATGCAGATGGCTTTGGGAGGTCTGAATGGGCGCAAATCTCGGCCACCGTTGCCTCGCCCTTCTGTCCTACAATTTCGAGAATACAAGTGAGGCGTTCCAGGTGCATATTTTTACCTTGCGAGAATCCAATTATCAATTTACGAGAAATGCATATTATTGCAAGGGAGGAATGTGATGATGGACGGCGCATGTTGTGGCCCGGGGTATGCAAGCCCGGCCGAAGCCATCAAGGCTCCACGTGAAAAATTGCTTTACACGATCGCCATATACACGGGCACCGGCATTCAAAAGCCGGACTACTTGGCGACGGTTGATGCGGACCCCGAAAGCCCGACCTATTCACAGGTCATCCACCGTCTCGAGATGCCCGGCATCGGGGACGAGCTTCACCACATGGGGTGGAACGCCTGTTCGTCGTGCCATGACGACGCGGGCATGTCGCGCAAGTACCTGCTGGTGCCCGGTGTGCGGTCCAACAATATCCATGTCATCGACACGGCCACTGACCCCTACGCGCCGCGCCTGCACAAGGTCATTGATGGGGCCGAGATCAAGTCGAAGACTAACCTAAGTGGCCCCCACACTGTGCATTGTCTAGGCTCTGAGATAATCATTTCGTTCCTCGGCGATGCGCAAGGCGAAGCTCCCGGTGGCTACCTGCAACTCAACAAGGATTTCGAGATCGTGGGCCGGTGGGAAGAAACCATGGGCGACATTCCGTTCAGCTATGATTTCTGGTACCAGCCGCGCCACAACGTCATGGTGTCGTCCGAATGGGCAGCTCCCAACACGTTTATGCCGGGGTTCGACCTGGAAGAAGTGGGGCACCTGAAATATGGACGCCGCCTGCACATCTGGGATTTCGAGGCGCGCAAACCGGTCGAGACCATGTATCTCGGTGAAGACGGGCTGATGCCCCTGGAAGTGAAATTCCACCATAACCCTGAAAGTAGCCATGGATTTTGCGGTGCGGCCCTGTCGGCTAATGTGATCCATTTCTGGAAGTCTGACGCAGGCAAGTGGGAATGGGAAAAGATCATCGACGTCGAGAACGAGCCGCACCCCGAATGGCCTATCCCGATACCGGGGGTGATGAGCGCGATCCTCGTATCTATGGACGACAAGTATCTTTACCTGAATAACTGGCTGCACGGCGACATGCGCCAGTACAACATCAGCGATCCGCACAACCCTGTGCTGACGGGCCAGGTCTACATGGGTGGTCTGCTGGGCAAGGCACCCGAGGTTAATGGCATCAAGGTCGCGGGCGGGCCGCAGATGTATCAGCTCTCGCTGGATGGAACGCGGCTTTATGTTACGACCTCGCTGTTCTCGACATGGGACAACCAGTTCTACCCCGAGATCCGCACTCAAGGGGGGGTCATGCTAATGATCGACTGCGATGTCCAAAACGGCGGCATGAAGATAAACGAGGATTTCATCGTGGACTTCGGCAAGGAGCCTAATGGCCCCAGCCGCTGCCACGAGACTCGCTATCCCGGCGGCGATTGCACGAGCGATATCTGGCTGTGAACGCGACCCGCACCATAACGATCGCCAACTGCGGCGGCGCGACCTATCAGGTCGAGGCCCGCCGCCCGTTACTGGACTGCCTGCGCGAGCAGGGTGTGGATCTGCCTTACGGCTGCAAATACGGCGGCTGCATCACCTGTGCGGCCAAGCTGACTGCAGGTGAGGTTGACCAGCGCCGCCAAGTGGCGCTGAACAATCGACAGATCAACAATGGCTACGTCCTGCTCTGCGTCGCACGCGCCGTCACCGATTGCACTTTGGAAGTTGGCGTCGAAAGCCACGACAAACTTTACCGCAACCCATTCATCGACCCGCTGGAGCCGCATGAGCTGAAGGCGGATATAGCAACACCCAAGGAACGTTAACATGCCAGCAGCAGCGCTTGATGAGCTCTACAACTACGACCAGCAGTACCTTGATGACATCCTGGAATCAGTCAAGACCATCGCCATGGTCGGGGCCAGCGCTGACAAGACGAAGTTTAGCTATGGTGTGCTGCGCGTGTTGCACGAGACGGGATACGACATGATCCCGGTGAACCCGAACCCTAACCTGACGGAGATCCGCGGCATTCCGGTGTATCATTCGCTCGAAGAAATTGACCGCCCTGTTGATATGGTCGAGGTTTTTCGACCAAAAGACGAACTCTACGGCATTACAGAAAAGGCCATCGCCATCGGTGCGAAAGTGCTTTGGGGACAGATCGATGTTTACGACGACCTGGCGGCGAAGCTCGCGCAAGATGCGGGCTTGAAAGTGGTGATGAACCGCTGTCCCAAGATCGAGCTGTTCCGCCCGTTCTGGAAGCCCCGCCTCGACCTTGAGATTTGATCTGAGGGACCTGACGCTATACTTAAAAGGAATCTGAATATGCCGCAGACCATTACCAAGACTTCCGAGGACATCGTGAAAGAGGCGATGGCGACCGTGCCTGAAATCAGCGCCAAGGAGGCATTGAGCCTAGCCGGCTCGCCTGATCACGTCTTTGTCGACCTGCGCGATGGCACGGAACAGGCAAAGACAGGCGTCATCGCCGGGGCCGTTACGTCGTCGCGCGGCATGATGGAATTCCATATTGATCCGGAAAGCCCAGCACACAAATCTGAATTCAATCAGGACAAGACCTACGTCTTCTACTGCGCATCCGGCGGACGATCGGCGCTCGCGGCGAAGGTGGCCATGGAGATGGGCCTCTCGCCAGTCGTAAACATGTCCGGCGGCGTCGGTGCAT
This window contains:
- a CDS encoding IclR family transcriptional regulator; the protein is MRRPSSHSSLAIICISRKLIIGFSQGKNMHLERLTCILEIVGQKGEATVAEICAHSDLPKPSAYRLVQDLVSVGLLEPVARGRFTIGTRLKQMTHRDQSDRALLELIAPTLKQAATEFGAAFFLSRLRGKSVEIIHVETPDTGVSYLHPGLGKRPLHACSCSKAVAAFSPELFLTGEMEGRLRAYTEFTLTNVHDLEAEFETIRQRGFAECVEEIERGMCSVAAPLAPNGPGATMSIGATGSVRVFTPAFREKLGPQITKIAYEISAILGWSIVQDTRQKSLS
- a CDS encoding selenium-binding family protein, whose protein sequence is MMDGACCGPGYASPAEAIKAPREKLLYTIAIYTGTGIQKPDYLATVDADPESPTYSQVIHRLEMPGIGDELHHMGWNACSSCHDDAGMSRKYLLVPGVRSNNIHVIDTATDPYAPRLHKVIDGAEIKSKTNLSGPHTVHCLGSEIIISFLGDAQGEAPGGYLQLNKDFEIVGRWEETMGDIPFSYDFWYQPRHNVMVSSEWAAPNTFMPGFDLEEVGHLKYGRRLHIWDFEARKPVETMYLGEDGLMPLEVKFHHNPESSHGFCGAALSANVIHFWKSDAGKWEWEKIIDVENEPHPEWPIPIPGVMSAILVSMDDKYLYLNNWLHGDMRQYNISDPHNPVLTGQVYMGGLLGKAPEVNGIKVAGGPQMYQLSLDGTRLYVTTSLFSTWDNQFYPEIRTQGGVMLMIDCDVQNGGMKINEDFIVDFGKEPNGPSRCHETRYPGGDCTSDIWL
- a CDS encoding 2Fe-2S iron-sulfur cluster-binding protein, yielding MNATRTITIANCGGATYQVEARRPLLDCLREQGVDLPYGCKYGGCITCAAKLTAGEVDQRRQVALNNRQINNGYVLLCVARAVTDCTLEVGVESHDKLYRNPFIDPLEPHELKADIATPKER
- a CDS encoding CoA-binding protein, giving the protein MPAAALDELYNYDQQYLDDILESVKTIAMVGASADKTKFSYGVLRVLHETGYDMIPVNPNPNLTEIRGIPVYHSLEEIDRPVDMVEVFRPKDELYGITEKAIAIGAKVLWGQIDVYDDLAAKLAQDAGLKVVMNRCPKIELFRPFWKPRLDLEI
- a CDS encoding rhodanese-like domain-containing protein, whose translation is MPQTITKTSEDIVKEAMATVPEISAKEALSLAGSPDHVFVDLRDGTEQAKTGVIAGAVTSSRGMMEFHIDPESPAHKSEFNQDKTYVFYCASGGRSALAAKVAMEMGLSPVVNMSGGVGAWKKAGGMLE